In the genome of Deinococcus deserti VCD115, one region contains:
- a CDS encoding GNAT family N-acetyltransferase, whose amino-acid sequence MQAEPAPEWKRWDAPYFHSSAAPKRTSLEAFLEQAQGMMPSPHLHIVALNGECIGQTTRWEEAPAGGGWWELGVLIFDPRYWGGGLGTQALRQCTDLTFHDTDAHVLTLTTWSGNERMLRAALRAGWHECPRIPQARVWQGRRHDSVKMALLRRECQNRS is encoded by the coding sequence ATGCAGGCTGAGCCGGCTCCCGAATGGAAACGCTGGGACGCGCCGTATTTTCACAGCTCAGCCGCGCCAAAAAGAACCTCGCTTGAAGCGTTTCTCGAGCAGGCGCAGGGCATGATGCCCAGTCCGCATCTGCACATTGTTGCCCTGAATGGCGAGTGCATCGGGCAGACCACGCGCTGGGAGGAAGCACCGGCGGGAGGCGGATGGTGGGAACTGGGAGTGCTGATTTTCGATCCGAGGTACTGGGGCGGCGGCCTGGGAACACAGGCGCTGCGTCAGTGCACTGACCTTACCTTCCACGACACTGACGCCCACGTTCTGACGCTGACCACCTGGAGCGGCAACGAGCGGATGCTGCGCGCAGCACTGCGCGCCGGCTGGCATGAGTGCCCCCGGATTCCGCAGGCTCGCGTGTGGCAGGGGCGGCGTCATGAC